A genomic segment from Montipora foliosa isolate CH-2021 chromosome 9, ASM3666993v2, whole genome shotgun sequence encodes:
- the LOC137971314 gene encoding putative 3-methyladenine DNA glycosylase — protein MAAKAAKRKKDIKTEINDRGEVKEGKIQSIYFNECNEGPSIHLRKKSKLKTDEEGNRISSKKLGRTFYDQPTEILAKELLGKLIYRVLDDDQVLCGRIVETEGYLGEVDKACHAFGGRRTERTEAVFMAPGTAYVYFIYGMYHCLNISSQEPGACVLIRALEPLQGLDLMRLSRGAKRRDGGSKLKDSQLCNGPSKLCQAFCIEKGNLNKEDMTASSIFWLEDDKGFSKKDITIVTSTRIGINSYGPEWALKPLRFYILGNKCVSVKDKKIEAELLASSQDDI, from the exons ATGGCGGCCAAAGCtgcgaaaaggaaaaaagatatcAAAACAGAAATAAACGATAGAGGTGAAgtaaaggaaggaaaaatacaaagcatttaCTTTAACGAGTGCAATGAAGGCCCGAGTATACATCTTCGAAAgaaatcaaaactcaaaacaGATGAAGAAGGGAACCGAATTTCGTCGAAGAAACTGGGTCGAACGTTTTACGATCAACCCACAGAAATCTTGGCTAAAGAACTGCTGGGGAAGCTCATATACCGCGTTCTTGACGATGACCAAGTGTTGTGTGGACGGATAGTTGAGACTGAAGGTTATTTGGGCGAAGTGGACAAAGCTTGCCATGCTTTTGGGGGAAGAAGAACCGAACGCACTGAGGCAGTATTCATGGCGCCGGGCACAGCTTATGTGTATTTTATTTACGGCATGTATCACTGCCTCAACATTTCCAGTCAGGAACCTGGCGCCTGTGTCTTGATCAGAGCACTGGAGCCTCTTCAGG GCTTAGACTTGATGAGGCTTTCCAGAGGAGCAAAAAGAAGAGATGGTGGCAGCAAGTTAAAAGATTCCCAATTGTGTAATGGGCCGTCCAAACTTTGCCAAGCTTTTTGTATTGAAAAAGGCAACCTCAACAAAGAGGACATGACAGCATCAAGTATATTTTGGTTAGAAGATGACAAAGGATTTTCTAAAAAAGACATCACTATTGTTACTTCGACAAGAATAGGTATTAATTCATATGGACCGGAGTGGGCCCTGAAGCCTTTAAGGTTTTATATTTTAGGAAACAAGTGTGTCAGTGTAAAGGACAAGAAAATAGAGGCAGAACTGCTGGCTTCAAGTCAAGATGACATTTAG